Sequence from the Helianthus annuus cultivar XRQ/B chromosome 13, HanXRQr2.0-SUNRISE, whole genome shotgun sequence genome:
aatctTCAAGTTTCCATCATCAAAAATCGTGTACAAATGTTTTCATCGAATCTGCAAATTTACCCAGATGtctgtgttcttgatgttcttcacatcttcatgTGTTGAAAGATGTGAAGAACTTCGAAAGATCAGGTTTCTGTTTCGAAAGGTCAACTTCCACCCACAACAACTTCGAAAGGTCAAAACACTTTCTCGAAAGGTCATTTTTCATTTTCGAAGGGTCAGATCAAAAACTTCGAAAGATCAGTTAACTTCTCGAAGGGTCATCTCACTGAATTCGAAGGGTCACATCTGCATATTTCGTAAGATGATAAGGCTGCTCGAAAGGTCAATCATTTCCCAACTGTGTTCGAAGGGTCAGATCCAAAACTTTGAAAGATCATTTAAATTTTCGATAGAATATTTGATTGTTTCGAAGGGTCAATCAACTGATTTTGCAAGATAAAAATTCTGTATCGAAGGGTCAGATCATTGTGTGTTCGAAAgattgttcgaaagatcaacAATTCGAAGGGTCACTCTTTCTTCTTTCGATTGATTCAGTTTTCGAAGGATAATTGGTCAATCAGTTATTGGTCAATCTGTGCGTTCACTTCTCAAAATTGTGCACCACTGACCACCCAAGAAAATAAAGGGACATAGTGCACCGCCCAATTGTTACCAAACCGCCGACCTTTCGTACTTTGTTGCCCACATGTCGGACAAAGCACCGCCCAAGTAACAAATAATGTTTGATTGTTTATTGCTTGTGTACACTGCCCAAGGCAACACCCATTTGCACCGCCCACTTTCACAAATCATATGTATTCGAAAGATGCTTGGATAATTGCTGTGCACCGCAAAAGTAACCAATGAACTTGTTGTTTGTTGTTGGTATTCACGGCCCAAATAAGGATTCACGGCCCAGATCATTTCTGATTATAAGACTTTTACCAATTTCAACATAAGACAAATGCTTGTGATatcaccatgacatcacaatgatgatgtcatggtgaggTGTAAACGGGAATGGGTTTGTggcgctccgtgcttcgcgtgtcgaactctggggcgcacgacggaggaatgtcgtgacgtcgggcttgagccggacctaaccgtgtcaaaaccgagtcgaaccgagccgagtcgcgtccacacaaggtgtatcaaagtgaaaatctagcGCCTAAAGTTATATTTTGCTAGATTTTTCTATTGGGCCCATTTGGTGTGAaattttgggcaaaaaaaaaaaaaaaaatccattggAACAAAGGTTTTTGATGCAGAGTGGGGTCGGGTATTTGCGGAGTTGATCTGAATCGCGCTCCTAATATCAAGGTCAAAATTCGTATGGGTTTTGGGAGCGCGCGGGATAGATTCGAAACGATGAAAACAAGAGATAATGgaaacttgatgtttgaaaaattgtggggtagtcacggttaccgatgcaatggcaaaaatggtaacgcgactattatgggccaaaaacaacacgatatgttcgcttccgcgcatcagtatttatgattgttaccggttattcggaaatgttcgaaaggattttgtttattgtcatattctcgcatttgaatacgaacgtatgaacctggaacgtctataccggtcctaacgagttcacaaagtctttggtctttggggggatacaagtcagatcctacggggtaccaggggacgttcttattcaactagtttatgcaaagaagaaagtcatgttcgtgaattttcggaaccgagaacattcaatgaagattgatgacagttccgctcagtggagggaattggtgaacatttgacgacagtttctttgaagtggaaagaatctgttaaggtttagagattttaccaaagaaatggggggataaaaattttcaaatgttgaatttcttcggtaaatttctaaacgcaatcacaggtggtagagtttgtgattttctggtgatacaaacggttcagcgtggaatgttttgcacagacgcttgaagatcaagacttgatgcagttgtaaaagaatggaacccttatcaaatgccggttggagtattggaagatcagcggaagatcggtcaattgagccttttgaggaaattgcacaacactcaacacggatgcGCGTACTCTGAGGGGGAAAtcttatacaatgagcatcaagatactacttacctggatcatcggtcaagggggaatttgtttacacagagaagatgattacttgactgaagatcgatgattgcagttgcattttcagcattcgacagcaacggacaagggggaatttgttgatgcagattttgtgtccgatgcttgtcgaataggtTAGtcattattttacgctgaatttgtaatagttagtgaaacggtctatcgaacgtgtatagacccgctcgtttgaagtggtcaaacgagagggttattcggttgaccgtgtgtgtttgctagacagtttatggttgtttaatgttggtgtcgaaggataaggcatcgaaggattgtgtatccttcgatgagctcgaaagatatccatcgaaggttgaagatggacctcgaaggatatggcatccttcgaggtatgtgtgtatctttcgaaagctggatggtcgacagatgatctatcgaccagtcagtttaatccttcgaccgtgcaacctgtgtttggtataaataccaacaccttgtcatttgcaacacaagagtgagagcacaagtgtgtgcaagagagtgataggaggtttgagtcctcaccgggagaaatcaccacttgatttctccctggatgtatacttctttggtattagttcggtttccatgtaatcgggccgacttgtaatgttttactaccggattaatgcaaagttgtttgtttatcctctcttatcttcttccatctatgaacataatcatgaaaatcacggaatcGATCCCGAAACCGGGACCTACAAAAAGTTATTATATGGATTTACTTTAAATAATATTATGTATTTCTAAGAAAATGTAACACGAGGGGCCTTAAATTTGTCGTACTTTAAAAAACTCTACTATATGAAATGCCCTTTTGGTACTAGACAATGATTATTGATTTAACAATGCATGTTAGTTCAATCAATTTATCAAATTTAATTGTTTTGGTTTTGCCAAATAAATTATTCTGAAATGAAAAGCTTTTCAACTATATTCAAGTGCAATGAACCTGGAAGGGAAGTGTGCCCGGACTAGAGgtacgaaaaaaaaaaaaaaacttatttgaAACCAGACCTGATAAAAAAATCCAGAACTGTTTTTTTAATACTTGGGTATTCTATACCCGAAATTGAAACCGACCCCACTCGTAGGGTAGAGATAGGGTATGTATTTTGATCTCAATACCTGGAATCGATCATACCCGATTAATACTCGAAACCGTACGAGAATCGGAACCAGAACCGATTATACCCCGCTATACCCGATACAAGGTTCTAATATCTATCTTTTAAGTTTATGTTTGtgcatttattttattttatttttttacctttttacaTTATATAATgcatatttaataataataaacaaaacggCGAGAAAATAAGGTGATAAAAACGCAATAGAGTATTAAAAAGCTTAAAAAATAGCGTACTAAATACTCGGAAATAGGGTATTGAATAACCATAAAAATAGGGTATTTTAATACCCGATTTTTTATGAACCAGAATCAAACCCTATCCAGAACATGGCACATAGGGTATTGTTTTTTGGgtcttttacatatttccccctcctaagctggcttattacgtatttccccaaaaaaaaaaaaaaaaacaattacatatttcccctccctaacccatatgtattacatatttccccttttcattAAAGTTACTCTCAATGATgtctattttacccttaatgaactaaaTGAATATTTACATGTTTCCCCTTTCTAATATCATCAATCAATTATATATTTCCCCAAATCATGTAGTATTTCCTCAATTGTTCTATTTGCTACATACAACactcaaaatataaacacaaCCGTTCACCCAAGTGTCGAACCACGAAAAGTACGGTGAAAAATGTTATTAGATTGCTTGTTGTTTACGATCAAGATTGAAGTAGGGGTATGTATGGGCCGTTTTAGGGCTCAACTCGAACCAAAACCAAAATTTGGTTTTCCAGTTTTACGACCAATATATGAAACAATGAATGTTTCATTCACTTTTATAATAAAATGAAACATGCATCAGGAACCCTAAACAAAccaattttatataataataataatcaaaatcccAAGCACAAAAATTGTCAACTAAATAGACTATTATTGAAAAGTCTGATACAATTGAAATATCTTAGAACCCTAATTTCGAAATGGAGGTGAATTGCCTTCTGACCCAATTTACTTTATTGGAGAGATGAGATTTGAAATTTTATATTGGAGCCATTTCTCTTTTTTTTGTGTATCCGTGTTTCAGAATTGAAGAAACCAAGAATCAAACCACTTAGGGAAAATAAGCCAATCGAACCGTGTTTCAGAATTGAGCCATTTCTATTTCTTTTGTGTATGCAGCAAAAAGTTGATTAGGAAGATGATAAGCCGGCTTGTTGGTTGTAACAGTGGAAGAATATATGATGGTTTGCAGAGGAAGATGAAACCAATGTGGGTATTTACAAGGGTAATTGGGTAATTTCTCAAAAAaaagggaaatatgtaattgtttttttaGTTTGAGGAAATACGTAATAACTCAGCTTAGGAGgaggaaatatgtaaaaatcccttaTTTTTTTGGTCAAATAACCGTGACCGGAACCGAACTATTTATAGCAATAACGAGTTCCAACCCTTAAAATAAAAAGCCGAAACCAATTATTAAAAATacccgatttgtgcacctctAGAGGCGGTAGGCACGTTTCGAAGTTCGAACTTGGTTAAAGTGTAGATAAGCCCTTGGGCCTATCCAGTGGAGCCCGATgctgttaaaaaataaataaataaataacttagATACTGAACCCagacccgaacccgaacccgactTGACCCACATCTGATCAATCAAACCTaaaaagtcaaaagtcaaaacccTCGATAAGCCTTTCTCCACCTTCTTCACAAAGACAATAATCTTCAATTGCAGCAGCCATGAATCCAACCAAGAGACTACTGAGTTCAATCCGACTCGCCAACTCATTCTACTCAACTCAACTCACCAGAACCAACCAGGTGATCATAACTCACTTACACCCATTTCTCCATACAGAACTCTTCTTTTCTTCAAACCCACAACAAACCCTTGATCTTTTATTATCCGAAAACTGGTCTAATAATCTTGAACAACAATTGTTAAACTCAAGATCCAATTTTTCCCATGAATCTGTAGTCTATGTGTTGAAGAAACTGTCTAAACACCCCCAAAAAGCATCCAGTTTCTTCAATTGGGTAGTGGGTAAATTAGCGTTTGAACCAAGTTCTTCAATTTATAGCTTGATGCTTCGAGTTTACGCGAATAAAGATTCGATTAAACAGTTTTGGGTCATGGTTCATAGGATGAAAGAAGAGGGGTTCTTTGTTGATGATCAAGCTTATTTGTTGATTGTTAGGGATTTTCAGAAGTTGAATATGGTTAATGAGGTTTCGGTTTTTACTAAATTTTATAATGCAATGGTGAAAGATAATGATGTTGTTAAGGAAGTTGTTGAGGTTGTGATCGATTCGGATTGGGGTGACGCGGTTGAGGAGAGGTTGAAACGGATCGATTTCGGCGTTAAGTTGTCGGATAATTTCGTGCTTCGGGTTTTGAAGGGTTTAAGAACATACCCTTTTAAGGCGTTAGCGTTTTTCGAATGGGTTAGTGAGAATTTCGAGTTTGAACATAATGCGGTTACTTACAACGGGATTTTACGCGTTCTTGGTCGAGAGGAATCGATCCAAGAGTTTTGGAACGTGTTTGGTGAAATGAAAACGAACGGTTATGAGATGGATCTCGATACGTATTTAAAGGTCACAAGATTGTTTCAAAAGCGAAAGATGTTGAATGAAGCGGTCGAGCTTTATGAGCGTATGATGGATAGCCCGTACGCGCCCTCGGGTCAAGATTGCGGTGTGCTTTTACGAACTATCGCGGGTAGCAGTTCGCCCGATTTGGATCTCGTGTTTCGGGTCGTGAATACGTTCGAATCCAAGGGTAATTCTCTTTCGAAGAATGTTTACGACGGTATTCATCGATCGTTAACAAGCGTGGGCCAGTTTGAAGAAGCGGAAAAGATCGTGTTAGCGATGAAGGACGCGGGGTACGAGCCCGATAACATAACCTACAGTCAGTTGATCTTCGGGCTTTGTAAAGCCCGAAAGCTAGAAGAAGCGGCAAAAGTGATCGACGTTATGGAACAAAACGCGTGCGCACCCGACGTCAAAACATGGACGATTTTGATTCACGGACATTGTTCCGCAAACGAAGTCGATAAAGCCGTTATCTTATTAGCCGATATGATATCGAA
This genomic interval carries:
- the LOC118485473 gene encoding pentatricopeptide repeat-containing protein At3g48250, chloroplastic-like, with product MNPTKRLLSSIRLANSFYSTQLTRTNQVIITHLHPFLHTELFFSSNPQQTLDLLLSENWSNNLEQQLLNSRSNFSHESVVYVLKKLSKHPQKASSFFNWVVGKLAFEPSSSIYSLMLRVYANKDSIKQFWVMVHRMKEEGFFVDDQAYLLIVRDFQKLNMVNEVSVFTKFYNAMVKDNDVVKEVVEVVIDSDWGDAVEERLKRIDFGVKLSDNFVLRVLKGLRTYPFKALAFFEWVSENFEFEHNAVTYNGILRVLGREESIQEFWNVFGEMKTNGYEMDLDTYLKVTRLFQKRKMLNEAVELYERMMDSPYAPSGQDCGVLLRTIAGSSSPDLDLVFRVVNTFESKGNSLSKNVYDGIHRSLTSVGQFEEAEKIVLAMKDAGYEPDNITYSQLIFGLCKARKLEEAAKVIDVMEQNACAPDVKTWTILIHGHCSANEVDKAVILLADMISKGCEADADLLDVLINAFLGKNQTIDAYQLLTEMVKSVGMKPWQATYKNLIQKLLSEKKFDESLGLLRLMRKHDYPPFSEAFVGYVSKYGSVDDALEFLKALSFKQSPAVSAYLNMFQRLFDEGREVEAKDLLFKCPPHVRKHKSISSIFGSVQ